The following are from one region of the Populus trichocarpa isolate Nisqually-1 chromosome 8, P.trichocarpa_v4.1, whole genome shotgun sequence genome:
- the LOC7486843 gene encoding mitogen-activated protein kinase kinase 5 isoform X3 — protein sequence MKPIQPPPPQSPSSTNRPTNNSRPRRRPDLTLPLPQRDPALAVPLPLPPNSVGSNPSSSSVSSARAQLSFSELDRINRIGSGSGGTVYKVVHRPTGRFYALKVIYGNHEDSVRNQICREIEILRDVNHPNVVKCHDMFDHNGEIQVLLEFMDNGSLEGTHINHEAYLSDVARQILNGIAYLHKRKIVHRDIKPSNLLINSKKNVKIADFGVSRILAQTMDPCNSSVGTIAYMSPERINTDLNQGLYDGYAGDIWSLGVSILEFYLGRFPFGVGRQGDWASLMCAICMSQPPEAPASASREFRNFIACCLQREPSRRWTANQLLQHPFIVRRGGGGEGGGGNGTHSLMLPPPPRPIA from the coding sequence ATGAAACCGattcaaccaccaccaccacaatccCCCTCCTCCACTAATCGTCCGACCAACAACAGCAGACCGCGTCGCCGCCCTGACTTAACCCTCCCTCTCCCACAACGCGACCCTGCCCTCGCGGTCCCCCTCCCTCTCCCGCCCAACTCCGTCGGCTCAAACCCCTCTTCATCCTCCGTCTCCTCAGCTCGAGCTCAACTCAGCTTCTCCGAGCTCGACCGAATCAACCGAATCGGAAGCGGCAGCGGCGGAACCGTCTACAAAGTCGTCCACCGTCCAACCGGCCGCTTCTATGCTCTCAAAGTCATCTACGGCAACCACGAAGACTCCGTTCGCAACCAGATCTGCCGCGAGATCGAGATCCTCCGCGACGTCAACCACCCTAACGTCGTTAAATGCCACGACATGTTCGATCACAACGGTGAGATCCAGGTCCTTCTAGAATTCATGGACAACGGTTCCTTAGAAGGGACCCACATAAACCACGAGGCATATCTATCTGACGTGGCTCGGCAGATATTAAACGGCATCGCCTACTTGCATAAAAGGAAAATTGTGCACAGAGATATTAAGCCAAGCAATCTGTTAATTAACTCTAAAAAGAATGTTAAGATAGCTGATTTTGGGGTTAGCAGAATATTAGCACAGACGATGGATCCTTGCAATAGCTCAGTAGGAACAATTGCTTACATGAGTCCAGAAAGGATAAACACTGATCTGAATCAAGGATTGTATGATGGGTATGCAGGGGATATATGGAGTTTAGGGGTTAGCATTTTGGAGTTCTATTTAGGGAGGTTTCCATTTGGTGTAGGAAGACAAGGGGATTGGGCAAGTTTAATGTGTGCAATTTGTATGTCACAACCACCGGAGGCGCCGGCGAGTGCATCAAGGGAGTTTAGGAATTTTATTGCTTGTTGCCTGCAGAGGGAGCCGTCGAGGAGGTGGACTGCCAATCAGTTGTTGCAGCATCCGTTTATTGTGAGaagaggtggaggtggagagGGGGGTGGTGGGAATGGTACTCATAGCTTGATGTTGCCGCCGCCTCCTAGGCCAATTGCTTAG
- the LOC7486845 gene encoding galacturonosyltransferase 8 isoform X2, with amino-acid sequence MGCFFFTCSFLLNVHVGSSTPTDHDVLGLKQYERNDGRHPLSLTSNALKAQLKETVRSVVDYQGLVLMHGSIARKLKLENSKLVRNFAEISINFTDLIKKASHCDVSDSNTALVHRFLKQAKEKVKFAKQLISNSKGSFDSQLKIQKLKDTIFGLEGQMTKMKTKGELAKSIAAKAIPRNLHCLALRLMQERIENPIRYINKQTKSRQPRQEFEDPNLYHYAIFSDNVLAASVVVNSVVQNAKEPWKHVLHIVTERTTLAAMKVMFKLKDHNGTHIEVKAVEDYKFLNSSYVPVLRQQESAELLGYYYGNGLENSTTGSSNLKFRNPKYLSMLNHLRFYLPEMYPKLHKILFLDDDVVVQKDLTGLWEIDMDGKVNGAVETCFGSFHRYDKYLKFDHPLIKETFDPKACAWAYGMNIFDLDSWRRDNCTEKYHYWQELNGNRTLWRLGTLPPGLITFYSTTKPLDKSWHVLGLGYNPGLSEEKIQNAAVIHYNGDSKPWLATAIPRYQPLWTKYVDYDLEFFRACNFAP; translated from the exons ATGGGCTGCTTCTTCTTCACTTGCTCCTTCCTCCTCAACGTTCATGTTGGTTCTTCCACTCCCACTGACCATGAT GTTTTAGGTTTGAAACAATATGAACGTAATGACGGGAGACATCCACTTTCTCTCACATCAAACGCTCTCAAGGCCCAGTTGAAGGAAACTGTGCGGTCAGTGGTTGACTACCAAGGCTTGGTGCTTATGCATGGTTCCATAGCTCGGAAACTAAAACTTGAGAACTCTAAGCTTGTTAGGAATTTTGCTGAGATTTCGATAAACTTCACAGATCTCATAAAAAAGGCTTCTCACTGTGATGTTTCAGATTCCAATACAGCATTGGTACACCGATTTCTAAAGCAGGCGAAAGAGAAAGTTAAATTTGCTAAGCAATTGATCTCTAACTCAAAAGGGTCTTTTGATAGTCAACTCAAGATTCAAAAACTGAAAGACACAATTTTTGGTTTGGAGGGACAGATGACAAAAATGAAAACTAAAGGTGAGCTCGCGAAATCAATTGCTGCAAAAGCAATCCCAAGAAACTTGCATTGCCTTGCATTGCGGTTAATGCAAGAGAGGATTGAGAATCCTATTCGTTACATCAACAAACAGACGAAGTCACGGCAGCCACGGCAAGAGTTTGAAGATCCGAATCTTTACCATTATGCTATATTTTCAGATAATGTTCTTGCAGCTTCAGTGGTGGTGAATTCAGTGGTGCAAAACGCAAAGGAGCCATGGAAACATGTTTTACATATTGTGACAGAGAGGACAACTCTTGCAGCAATGAAAGTGATGTTCAAGTTGAAAGACCACAATGGGACGCACATTGAAGTGAAAGCAGTTGAAGATTACAAATTCCTGAACTCATCTTATGTGCCAGTGCTTCGACAACAAGAATCTGCAGAGTTGCTGGGATATTATTATGGGAATGGACTCGAAAACTCGACAACCGGCTCTAGCAACTTAAAGTTCAGGAACCCCAAGTATTTATCTATGCTGAACCATTTGAGGTTTTATTTGCCAGAAATGTATCCAAAATTgcacaagattttatttttagatgatgatGTAGTGGTTCAAAAGGACTTGACAGGGTTGTGGGAGATTGACATGGATGGGAAAGTGAATGGAGCGGTCGAGACATGTTTTGGGTCATTCCATCGATATGATAAATACTTGAAGTTTGATCATCCTTTGATTAAGGAGACGTTCGATCCCAAGGCATGTGCATGGGCTTATGGAATGAACATTTTTGATTTAGATTCCTGGAGAAGAGACAACTGTACTGAAAAGTATCATTATTGGCAAGAGTTG AATGGGAATCGAACTTTGTGGAGGTTGGGGACACTGCCACCAGGTTTAATCACATTTTATTCCACAACAAAGCCACTAGACAAGTCATGGCATGTTCTAGGGCTAGGCTATAACCCAGGACTTAGCGAGGAGAAGATTCAAAATGCTGCAGTTATTCACTACAATGGAGATTCAAAACCTTGGCTTGCCACCGCCATTCCTAGGTACCAGCCGCTTTGGACAAAGTATGTCGACTATGATCTGGAGTTTTTCCGAGCCTGCAACTTTGCCCCCTAA
- the LOC7486846 gene encoding uncharacterized protein LOC7486846 isoform X2 has product MEEMSALCGYEKMKMKANVTLREQKDTVQHLLNLLANACKERDGARDQLQTLIYKSMSSTSPGQILSQVQPESPVLNTTPKANLSISESNSETYNRLSHCSSSVDSFFDAGSSPDFPNKNMAGSSNMGLLNQPFVQEQHNWTKFTGLVSSGGNNVENDRGIAVIDYLAQGKVLPQKGKLLQAVMDAGPLLQSLLITGQLPQWRNPPPLKTPLGILPNSNKAAYVHQKPYANPISSVLRASNSSPSNRMNHLLQFTSNSIGAPSCSGWSNARIITSSAKTNSQVPLYKRQRLM; this is encoded by the exons ATGGAGGAAATGAGTGCTCTTTGTGGTTATGAG aaaatgaaaatgaaggcGAATGTGACACTGAGAGAACAGAAGGATACTGTGCAGCATTTGCTCAATCTCTTAGCAAATGCTTGCAAAGAAAGAGATGGAGCAAGAGATCAGCTACAGACATTGATTTACAAGTCAATGTCTTCTACATCACCTGGTCAGATTCTTTCTCAAGTCCAACCTGAAAGCCCCGTCTTAAACACGACTCCGAAAGCAAACCTTAGCATATCAGAATCCAATTCTGAAACATACAACCGACTGtcacactgttcatcttctgtAGATTCATTCTTTGATGCTGGTTCATCTCCTGACTTCCCAAACAAGAACATGGCAGGATCGAGCAATATGGGGTTATTGAATCAGCCTTTTGTTCAAGAACAGCACAACTGGACAAAATTCACTGGTTTAGTCTCTTCAGGAGGGAACAATGTTGAGAATGACAGGGGCATTGCAGTGATTGATTATCTTGCTCAGGGAAAGGTTCTGCCTCAGAAGGGAAAACTCTTGCAAGCTGTGATGGATGCCGGTCCCCTGCTCCAATCACTTCTCATAACAGGACAACTTCCTCAGTGGCGAAATCCTCCTCCCCTTAAAACACCTCTTGGTATTTTACCAAATTCTAACAAAGCTGCGTATGTTCATCAGAAGCCATATGCAAATCCAATTTCTTCTGTTTTGAGGGCTTCAAATTCATCACCATCAAATAGAATGAATCATTTATTACAGTTCACGTCAAATTCTATTGGAGCTCCTTCATGCTCGGGATGGAGCAATGCAAGGATTATAACTTCATCAGCCAAAACAAACTCTCAAGTCCCACTTTACAAGCGACAAAGGTTGATGTGA
- the LOC7486843 gene encoding mitogen-activated protein kinase kinase 5 isoform X4, with protein MKPIQPPPPQSPSSTNRPTNNSRPRRRPDLTLPLPQRDPALAVPLPLPPNSVGSNPSSSSVSSARAQLSFSELDRINRIGSGSGGTVYKVVHRPTGRFYALKVIYGNHEDSVRNQICREIEILRDVNHPNVVKCHDMFDHNGEIQVLLEFMDNGSLEGTHINHEAYLSDVARQILNGIAYLHKRKIVHRDIKPSNLLINSKKNVKIADFGVSRILAQTMDPCNSSVGTIAYMSPERINTDLNQGLYDGYAGDIWSLGVSILEFYLGRFPFGVGRQGDWASLMCAICMSQPPEAPASASREFRNFIACCLQREPSRRWTANQLLQHPFIVRRGGGGEGGGGNGTHSLMLPPPPRPIA; from the exons ATGAAACCGattcaaccaccaccaccacaatccCCCTCCTCCACTAATCGTCCGACCAACAACAGCAGACCGCGTCGCCGCCCTGACTTAACCCTCCCTCTCCCACAACGCGACCCTGCCCTCGCGGTCCCCCTCCCTCTCCCGCCCAACTCCGTCGGCTCAAACCCCTCTTCATCCTCCGTCTCCTCAGCTCGAGCTCAACTCAGCTTCTCCGAGCTCGACCGAATCAACCGAATCGGAAGCGGCAGCGGCGGAACCGTCTACAAAGTCGTCCACCGTCCAACCGGCCGCTTCTATGCTCTCAAAGTCATCTACGGCAACCACGAAGACTCCGTTCGCAACCAGATCTGCCGCGAGATCGAGATCCTCCGCGACGTCAACCACCCTAACGTCGTTAAATGCCACGACATGTTCGATCACAACGGTGAGATCCAGGTCCTTCTAGAATTCATGGACAACGGTTCCTTAGAAGGGACCCACATAAACCACGAGGCATATCTATCTGACGTGGCTCGGCAGATATTAAACGGCATCGCCTACTTGCATAAAAGGAAAATTGTGCACAGAGATATTAAGCCAAGCAATCTGTTAATTAACTCTAAAAAGAATGTTAAGATAGCTGATTTTGGGGTTAGCAGAATATTAGCACAGACGATGGATCCTTGCAATAGCTCAGTAGGAACAATTGCTTACATGAGTCCAGAAAGGATAAACACTGATCTGAATCAAGGATTGTATGATGGGTATGCAGGGGATATATGGAGTTTAGGGGTTAGCATTTTGGAGTTCTATTTAGGGAGGTTTCCATTTGGTGTAGGAAGACAAGGGGATTGGGCAAGTTTAATGTGTGCAATTTGTATGTCACAACCACCGGAGGCGCCGGCGAGTGCATCAAGGGAGTTTAGGAATTTTATTGCTTGTTGCCTGCAGAGGGAGCCGTCGAGGAGGTGGACTGCCAATCAGTTGTTGCAGCATCCGTTTATTGTGAGaagaggtggaggtggagagGGGGGTGGTGGGAATGGTACTCATAGCTTGATGTTGCCGCCGCCTCCTAGGCCAATTGCTTA G
- the LOC7486843 gene encoding mitogen-activated protein kinase kinase 5 isoform X2: MKPIQPPPPQSPSSTNRPTNNSRPRRRPDLTLPLPQRDPALAVPLPLPPNSVGSNPSSSSVSSARAQLSFSELDRINRIGSGSGGTVYKVVHRPTGRFYALKVIYGNHEDSVRNQICREIEILRDVNHPNVVKCHDMFDHNGEIQVLLEFMDNGSLEGTHINHEAYLSDVARQILNGIAYLHKRKIVHRDIKPSNLLINSKKNVKIADFGVSRILAQTMDPCNSSVGTIAYMSPERINTDLNQGLYDGYAGDIWSLGVSILEFYLGRFPFGVGRQGDWASLMCAICMSQPPEAPASASREFRNFIACCLQREPSRRWTANQLLQHPFIVRRGGGGEGGGGNGTHSLMLPPPPRPIAYSRWV; the protein is encoded by the exons ATGAAACCGattcaaccaccaccaccacaatccCCCTCCTCCACTAATCGTCCGACCAACAACAGCAGACCGCGTCGCCGCCCTGACTTAACCCTCCCTCTCCCACAACGCGACCCTGCCCTCGCGGTCCCCCTCCCTCTCCCGCCCAACTCCGTCGGCTCAAACCCCTCTTCATCCTCCGTCTCCTCAGCTCGAGCTCAACTCAGCTTCTCCGAGCTCGACCGAATCAACCGAATCGGAAGCGGCAGCGGCGGAACCGTCTACAAAGTCGTCCACCGTCCAACCGGCCGCTTCTATGCTCTCAAAGTCATCTACGGCAACCACGAAGACTCCGTTCGCAACCAGATCTGCCGCGAGATCGAGATCCTCCGCGACGTCAACCACCCTAACGTCGTTAAATGCCACGACATGTTCGATCACAACGGTGAGATCCAGGTCCTTCTAGAATTCATGGACAACGGTTCCTTAGAAGGGACCCACATAAACCACGAGGCATATCTATCTGACGTGGCTCGGCAGATATTAAACGGCATCGCCTACTTGCATAAAAGGAAAATTGTGCACAGAGATATTAAGCCAAGCAATCTGTTAATTAACTCTAAAAAGAATGTTAAGATAGCTGATTTTGGGGTTAGCAGAATATTAGCACAGACGATGGATCCTTGCAATAGCTCAGTAGGAACAATTGCTTACATGAGTCCAGAAAGGATAAACACTGATCTGAATCAAGGATTGTATGATGGGTATGCAGGGGATATATGGAGTTTAGGGGTTAGCATTTTGGAGTTCTATTTAGGGAGGTTTCCATTTGGTGTAGGAAGACAAGGGGATTGGGCAAGTTTAATGTGTGCAATTTGTATGTCACAACCACCGGAGGCGCCGGCGAGTGCATCAAGGGAGTTTAGGAATTTTATTGCTTGTTGCCTGCAGAGGGAGCCGTCGAGGAGGTGGACTGCCAATCAGTTGTTGCAGCATCCGTTTATTGTGAGaagaggtggaggtggagagGGGGGTGGTGGGAATGGTACTCATAGCTTGATGTTGCCGCCGCCTCCTAGGCCAATTGCTTA TTCCAGGTGGGTGTAA
- the LOC7486846 gene encoding uncharacterized protein LOC7486846 isoform X1 encodes MEEMSALCGYESMDDLKHKLLYTTLELQKMKMKANVTLREQKDTVQHLLNLLANACKERDGARDQLQTLIYKSMSSTSPGQILSQVQPESPVLNTTPKANLSISESNSETYNRLSHCSSSVDSFFDAGSSPDFPNKNMAGSSNMGLLNQPFVQEQHNWTKFTGLVSSGGNNVENDRGIAVIDYLAQGKVLPQKGKLLQAVMDAGPLLQSLLITGQLPQWRNPPPLKTPLGILPNSNKAAYVHQKPYANPISSVLRASNSSPSNRMNHLLQFTSNSIGAPSCSGWSNARIITSSAKTNSQVPLYKRQRLM; translated from the exons ATGGAGGAAATGAGTGCTCTTTGTGGTTATGAG AGCATGGATGACCTAAAACATAAGCTCTTGTACACAACTCTTGAACtgcagaaaatgaaaatgaaggcGAATGTGACACTGAGAGAACAGAAGGATACTGTGCAGCATTTGCTCAATCTCTTAGCAAATGCTTGCAAAGAAAGAGATGGAGCAAGAGATCAGCTACAGACATTGATTTACAAGTCAATGTCTTCTACATCACCTGGTCAGATTCTTTCTCAAGTCCAACCTGAAAGCCCCGTCTTAAACACGACTCCGAAAGCAAACCTTAGCATATCAGAATCCAATTCTGAAACATACAACCGACTGtcacactgttcatcttctgtAGATTCATTCTTTGATGCTGGTTCATCTCCTGACTTCCCAAACAAGAACATGGCAGGATCGAGCAATATGGGGTTATTGAATCAGCCTTTTGTTCAAGAACAGCACAACTGGACAAAATTCACTGGTTTAGTCTCTTCAGGAGGGAACAATGTTGAGAATGACAGGGGCATTGCAGTGATTGATTATCTTGCTCAGGGAAAGGTTCTGCCTCAGAAGGGAAAACTCTTGCAAGCTGTGATGGATGCCGGTCCCCTGCTCCAATCACTTCTCATAACAGGACAACTTCCTCAGTGGCGAAATCCTCCTCCCCTTAAAACACCTCTTGGTATTTTACCAAATTCTAACAAAGCTGCGTATGTTCATCAGAAGCCATATGCAAATCCAATTTCTTCTGTTTTGAGGGCTTCAAATTCATCACCATCAAATAGAATGAATCATTTATTACAGTTCACGTCAAATTCTATTGGAGCTCCTTCATGCTCGGGATGGAGCAATGCAAGGATTATAACTTCATCAGCCAAAACAAACTCTCAAGTCCCACTTTACAAGCGACAAAGGTTGATGTGA
- the LOC7486843 gene encoding mitogen-activated protein kinase kinase 5 isoform X1, producing the protein MKPIQPPPPQSPSSTNRPTNNSRPRRRPDLTLPLPQRDPALAVPLPLPPNSVGSNPSSSSVSSARAQLSFSELDRINRIGSGSGGTVYKVVHRPTGRFYALKVIYGNHEDSVRNQICREIEILRDVNHPNVVKCHDMFDHNGEIQVLLEFMDNGSLEGTHINHEAYLSDVARQILNGIAYLHKRKIVHRDIKPSNLLINSKKNVKIADFGVSRILAQTMDPCNSSVGTIAYMSPERINTDLNQGLYDGYAGDIWSLGVSILEFYLGRFPFGVGRQGDWASLMCAICMSQPPEAPASASREFRNFIACCLQREPSRRWTANQLLQHPFIVRRGGGGEGGGGNGTHSLMLPPPPRPIAYFYRPAHMG; encoded by the exons ATGAAACCGattcaaccaccaccaccacaatccCCCTCCTCCACTAATCGTCCGACCAACAACAGCAGACCGCGTCGCCGCCCTGACTTAACCCTCCCTCTCCCACAACGCGACCCTGCCCTCGCGGTCCCCCTCCCTCTCCCGCCCAACTCCGTCGGCTCAAACCCCTCTTCATCCTCCGTCTCCTCAGCTCGAGCTCAACTCAGCTTCTCCGAGCTCGACCGAATCAACCGAATCGGAAGCGGCAGCGGCGGAACCGTCTACAAAGTCGTCCACCGTCCAACCGGCCGCTTCTATGCTCTCAAAGTCATCTACGGCAACCACGAAGACTCCGTTCGCAACCAGATCTGCCGCGAGATCGAGATCCTCCGCGACGTCAACCACCCTAACGTCGTTAAATGCCACGACATGTTCGATCACAACGGTGAGATCCAGGTCCTTCTAGAATTCATGGACAACGGTTCCTTAGAAGGGACCCACATAAACCACGAGGCATATCTATCTGACGTGGCTCGGCAGATATTAAACGGCATCGCCTACTTGCATAAAAGGAAAATTGTGCACAGAGATATTAAGCCAAGCAATCTGTTAATTAACTCTAAAAAGAATGTTAAGATAGCTGATTTTGGGGTTAGCAGAATATTAGCACAGACGATGGATCCTTGCAATAGCTCAGTAGGAACAATTGCTTACATGAGTCCAGAAAGGATAAACACTGATCTGAATCAAGGATTGTATGATGGGTATGCAGGGGATATATGGAGTTTAGGGGTTAGCATTTTGGAGTTCTATTTAGGGAGGTTTCCATTTGGTGTAGGAAGACAAGGGGATTGGGCAAGTTTAATGTGTGCAATTTGTATGTCACAACCACCGGAGGCGCCGGCGAGTGCATCAAGGGAGTTTAGGAATTTTATTGCTTGTTGCCTGCAGAGGGAGCCGTCGAGGAGGTGGACTGCCAATCAGTTGTTGCAGCATCCGTTTATTGTGAGaagaggtggaggtggagagGGGGGTGGTGGGAATGGTACTCATAGCTTGATGTTGCCGCCGCCTCCTAGGCCAATTGCTTA CTTTTACAGACCAGCACACATGGGCTAG
- the LOC7486847 gene encoding uncharacterized protein LOC7486847 gives MSKSCKGLAMELVKCLSESDCIKIENRSYKDCAGEKSPSIPSECVGLRETYFNCKRGQVDMRARIRGNKGY, from the exons ATGTCAAAGTCTTGCAAGGGACTTGCAATGGAACTGGTCAAGTGTCTCAGTGAATCTGATTGTATTAAG ATTGAGAATCGATCATATAAAGACTGTGCAGGAGAGAAGAGCCCTTCCATACCAAGTGAGTGTGTGGGACTTAGAGAAACTTATTTCAATTGCAAGAGAGGCCAG GTTGACATGAGAGCTAGAATCCGAGGAAACAAGGGTTATTAA
- the LOC7486845 gene encoding galacturonosyltransferase 8 isoform X1, translated as MARSRRRVALSFLFSFKGLASTIAVMGCFFFTCSFLLNVHVGSSTPTDHDVLGLKQYERNDGRHPLSLTSNALKAQLKETVRSVVDYQGLVLMHGSIARKLKLENSKLVRNFAEISINFTDLIKKASHCDVSDSNTALVHRFLKQAKEKVKFAKQLISNSKGSFDSQLKIQKLKDTIFGLEGQMTKMKTKGELAKSIAAKAIPRNLHCLALRLMQERIENPIRYINKQTKSRQPRQEFEDPNLYHYAIFSDNVLAASVVVNSVVQNAKEPWKHVLHIVTERTTLAAMKVMFKLKDHNGTHIEVKAVEDYKFLNSSYVPVLRQQESAELLGYYYGNGLENSTTGSSNLKFRNPKYLSMLNHLRFYLPEMYPKLHKILFLDDDVVVQKDLTGLWEIDMDGKVNGAVETCFGSFHRYDKYLKFDHPLIKETFDPKACAWAYGMNIFDLDSWRRDNCTEKYHYWQELNGNRTLWRLGTLPPGLITFYSTTKPLDKSWHVLGLGYNPGLSEEKIQNAAVIHYNGDSKPWLATAIPRYQPLWTKYVDYDLEFFRACNFAP; from the exons ATGGCTAGGAGCAGAAGAAGAGTGGCATTGAGtttccttttttccttcaaGGGTTTAGCCTCTACCATTGCGGTTATGGGCTGCTTCTTCTTCACTTGCTCCTTCCTCCTCAACGTTCATGTTGGTTCTTCCACTCCCACTGACCATGAT GTTTTAGGTTTGAAACAATATGAACGTAATGACGGGAGACATCCACTTTCTCTCACATCAAACGCTCTCAAGGCCCAGTTGAAGGAAACTGTGCGGTCAGTGGTTGACTACCAAGGCTTGGTGCTTATGCATGGTTCCATAGCTCGGAAACTAAAACTTGAGAACTCTAAGCTTGTTAGGAATTTTGCTGAGATTTCGATAAACTTCACAGATCTCATAAAAAAGGCTTCTCACTGTGATGTTTCAGATTCCAATACAGCATTGGTACACCGATTTCTAAAGCAGGCGAAAGAGAAAGTTAAATTTGCTAAGCAATTGATCTCTAACTCAAAAGGGTCTTTTGATAGTCAACTCAAGATTCAAAAACTGAAAGACACAATTTTTGGTTTGGAGGGACAGATGACAAAAATGAAAACTAAAGGTGAGCTCGCGAAATCAATTGCTGCAAAAGCAATCCCAAGAAACTTGCATTGCCTTGCATTGCGGTTAATGCAAGAGAGGATTGAGAATCCTATTCGTTACATCAACAAACAGACGAAGTCACGGCAGCCACGGCAAGAGTTTGAAGATCCGAATCTTTACCATTATGCTATATTTTCAGATAATGTTCTTGCAGCTTCAGTGGTGGTGAATTCAGTGGTGCAAAACGCAAAGGAGCCATGGAAACATGTTTTACATATTGTGACAGAGAGGACAACTCTTGCAGCAATGAAAGTGATGTTCAAGTTGAAAGACCACAATGGGACGCACATTGAAGTGAAAGCAGTTGAAGATTACAAATTCCTGAACTCATCTTATGTGCCAGTGCTTCGACAACAAGAATCTGCAGAGTTGCTGGGATATTATTATGGGAATGGACTCGAAAACTCGACAACCGGCTCTAGCAACTTAAAGTTCAGGAACCCCAAGTATTTATCTATGCTGAACCATTTGAGGTTTTATTTGCCAGAAATGTATCCAAAATTgcacaagattttatttttagatgatgatGTAGTGGTTCAAAAGGACTTGACAGGGTTGTGGGAGATTGACATGGATGGGAAAGTGAATGGAGCGGTCGAGACATGTTTTGGGTCATTCCATCGATATGATAAATACTTGAAGTTTGATCATCCTTTGATTAAGGAGACGTTCGATCCCAAGGCATGTGCATGGGCTTATGGAATGAACATTTTTGATTTAGATTCCTGGAGAAGAGACAACTGTACTGAAAAGTATCATTATTGGCAAGAGTTG AATGGGAATCGAACTTTGTGGAGGTTGGGGACACTGCCACCAGGTTTAATCACATTTTATTCCACAACAAAGCCACTAGACAAGTCATGGCATGTTCTAGGGCTAGGCTATAACCCAGGACTTAGCGAGGAGAAGATTCAAAATGCTGCAGTTATTCACTACAATGGAGATTCAAAACCTTGGCTTGCCACCGCCATTCCTAGGTACCAGCCGCTTTGGACAAAGTATGTCGACTATGATCTGGAGTTTTTCCGAGCCTGCAACTTTGCCCCCTAA